The following coding sequences lie in one Crassostrea angulata isolate pt1a10 chromosome 10, ASM2561291v2, whole genome shotgun sequence genomic window:
- the LOC128166952 gene encoding uncharacterized protein LOC128166952 → MNETFDQFGRFNVSVASTNAPRPMNETFVVEAAISDTSKTDDESDEGTSDTGPTHDPIHDTISYSFNETAESFGPIEQVAQNEEESIAEVEPMKVTVNRPITYQIEDHGTNQGKRKLSDSRGFTYTVKVRDKCIVFI, encoded by the exons ATGAACGAGACCTTTGATCAGTTTGGCCGATTCAATGTTTCGGTTGCCTCAACAAACGCACCGCGACCAATGAACGAGACCTTTGTCGTCGAAGCTGCAATTTCGGACACCAGTAAAACCGATGACGAATCAGACGAAGG AACCAGCGATACAGGCCCTACACACGACCCTATCCACGATACCATCTCGTACTCTTTCAATGAAACAGCGGAATCCTTTGGACCCATTGAGCAAGTGGCCCAGAATGAAGAAGA atcaattGCCGAAGTGGAACCGATGAAAGTGACCGTCAATCGGCCCATCACGTATCAAATAGAAGATCATGGAACGAACCAGGGAAAGCGGAAATTGTCGGACAGCAGAGGTTTCACTTACACGGTGAAAGTAAGAGATAAATGTATAGTTTTCATCTGA